In Arcobacter sp. LA11, the sequence GCAACACCTGCTGCTTTTAAAGCAATTGGGGCATGTTCTCGTGACGAACCACATCCAAAGTTTTCACCGGCAACTATAATATCACCTCTTTGTAATTTATTAGGAAATTCAGGATCTGCATCTTCCATAACATATTTTGCTAAATGCTCAGGATCTGAACTATTTAAATATCTTGCAGCAATAATAACATCAGTATCTATATTTGCTCCAAAATTCCAAACTTTTCCAGTAATTTTATTCATATTGTTTTTCCTTATTTACCATACTTTTTTGATTAAAAAAGTAGTTACATAGTTTTTTAAAAGAAAGGCATTTTATCTAAAATTTTAAAAATAGTAGATTAAATGTAAAATAATTAATAATTTCCTCAACTAACTTCGGTATAATATCTGACTATCTTTAAAACAAATGAGGAATATCCATTTATGAGCGCAAAAGATCTAAATAAAGTTATTGAAACTACTGTAAAAGAATACAAAGATTCAATACTTACATTTGAAAAACTTATTAAAATTTTTTCAAAAGCGCCATCATCTGCAAACATTAAAAAACTTTTAGCTTTCATACAACTATATAACGTAACGTTAATTAGTTCTCAAGAACAAGCAAAAAGAATGAATGCTGAAGAGGCGAAGAGAAAAGAAGACTTAATAAAAAAAATGAAAGAAAACGACGATGATGTCTTTGATCTTCTAAAGAGTAAAGAACTTCTTGAATGGTCAAGATCAGATTCTCCTGTTAGAATGTACCTAAGAGAAATGGGACAAATCCCTCTTCTTACAAAAGAAGAAGAGATTGAAATTTCTAAAAAAATTGAAATGGGTGAAGATGTTATTCTTGATGCCATATGTTATGTTCCATATTTAATTGATTTTATTTTAGAATACAAAGAACCTCTAGTAAATAGAGAAAGAAAAGTAAAAGAATTATTTAGAAACTTCGATGATGAAGATTCTGATTCTTCTGATGAACCTGAAGAAATTGAAGAAACAGATGATTCTGATGATGCTGATGGTCAAGGAACTAAAAAACAAAAAAAGCTTGATAAAAGAGCAGAAACAATTATCAATGCTTTTAAAATTTTAGAAAAAGCAAAAAAAGACTGGTTAAAGTTCCAAGCTAAAGAAGAAGCAAAATCTGATAGTGAAGCAGACCAAATGCTATTTAACTTAGCAATTGCATTTAAGAAAAAAGTTTTAAAAGAAGCATTATTAGACTTAGGTCCTACTTCTAAACTTATTACTGAAATTGTAAAAGCTATGGAAACTGCGCTTAAATCTGATACAGGTTTTGAAACAGAATTAAAAAAATTAGAGTATAAATTACCACTATTTAATGATATTTTATTAAAAAATCATCAAAAGATTTTAGATAATATTGTTAATTTATCAAAAGTACAAATTACTTCTATGGTTCCAGAAGCTACTATGGTTTCTACTTATATGGAAATTAAAAAACTTTTCCAGACAGCAGAAGCATCTAAAGGTGGATTTGATTTAGAACCTGAAGAATTAATTGATGTTCTAGAACAAATTAAAAGAGGTAAGAGAATCACTGATGAAGCTAAAACTAGAATGGCTAAATCAAACCTTAGACTTGTTGTATCTATTGCAAAAAGATATACAAACAGAGGTTTACCATTCTTAGATTTAATTCAAGAAGGTAATATTGGTCTTATGAAAGCCGTTGATAAGTTCGAATATAAAAAGGGATATAAATTCTCTACTTATGCAACTTGGTGGATTAGACAAGCAATCTCTAGAGCAATTGCAGACCAAGCTAGAACTATTAGAATTCCAATTCATATGATTGAAACTATTAATAGAATTAATAAAATCATTAGAAAAGGTATTCAAGAAAATGGTAAAGAGCCAGATGTAGATGAAATCGCAAAAGAAGTAGGACTACCAGTTGATAAAGTTAAACAAGTAATTAAAATTACTAAAGAACCTGTATCACTTGAAGCACCTATTGGTTCTGATGATGATGGTAAATTTGGAGACTTCGTTCCTGATGAAAAAGCTCCAACACCAGTTGATAATATCATGAAAGAAGATTTACAAGGTCAAATAGACCAAATTCTTGCACAGCTTAATGAAAGAGAACAAGCCGTTGTTAGAATGAGATTTGGTCTTATGAATGATGCATCAGATAGAACACTTGAAGAAATTGGGAAAGAACTTTCTGTTACAAGAGAAAGAGTTAGACAAATTGAATCGAGTGCTA encodes:
- the rpoD gene encoding RNA polymerase sigma factor RpoD, translated to MSAKDLNKVIETTVKEYKDSILTFEKLIKIFSKAPSSANIKKLLAFIQLYNVTLISSQEQAKRMNAEEAKRKEDLIKKMKENDDDVFDLLKSKELLEWSRSDSPVRMYLREMGQIPLLTKEEEIEISKKIEMGEDVILDAICYVPYLIDFILEYKEPLVNRERKVKELFRNFDDEDSDSSDEPEEIEETDDSDDADGQGTKKQKKLDKRAETIINAFKILEKAKKDWLKFQAKEEAKSDSEADQMLFNLAIAFKKKVLKEALLDLGPTSKLITEIVKAMETALKSDTGFETELKKLEYKLPLFNDILLKNHQKILDNIVNLSKVQITSMVPEATMVSTYMEIKKLFQTAEASKGGFDLEPEELIDVLEQIKRGKRITDEAKTRMAKSNLRLVVSIAKRYTNRGLPFLDLIQEGNIGLMKAVDKFEYKKGYKFSTYATWWIRQAISRAIADQARTIRIPIHMIETINRINKIIRKGIQENGKEPDVDEIAKEVGLPVDKVKQVIKITKEPVSLEAPIGSDDDGKFGDFVPDEKAPTPVDNIMKEDLQGQIDQILAQLNEREQAVVRMRFGLMNDASDRTLEEIGKELSVTRERVRQIESSAIKKLKHPKVGKNLKNYVES